DNA sequence from the Pedobacter sp. W3I1 genome:
AACCTCATTCGGGATAATGTTAGTTGCACCATTGGCAATTACTTTACCAAAAGATAAAACGGATGGCAATCTAGGATCGGCGTTACGGCTAACAATTTGTTGTAAGGCAACGATGATGTGTGATGCGATTAAAACAGGATCGATATTTTGATGAGGTTGTGCACCATGACCGCCTTTTCCAGTTACAGTAACATACAGCTCATCGGTTGAGGCCATGTAAATCCCTGAGCGGAATCCTACCTTACCTGCATCAATCATTGGCATTACATGCTGACCAACGATGTAGTCAGGTTTTGGATTCTCCAATACACCTTCTTTAATCATGATGCTCGCTCCGCCTGGCAATAACTCCTCTGCGGGTTGAAAGATTAACTTAATCGTTCCACCGAATTCATCTTTCATTTGATTTAGGATATGAGCTGTTCCTAACAGAGAAGAAGTATGCACATCATGTCCGCAGGCATGCATTACGCCATGGTTTTTAGAACGATAAGGCTTGTCATTGGTTTCGTGGATAGGTAAAGCATCCATATCGGCACGTAAGGCAATAACTTTATCAGATGGCTGATTGCCTTTAATTAAACCTACCACGCCCGTATTGGCACAGTCGGTATATTCAATTCCCCATTTTTTTAATTTATCCTTGATGAACAATGAAGTTTCGAATTCTTTGAAAGATAATTCAGGATGGGCATGGATATGTTGACGATAGCCTACTACATCATTAAAAATGTTAGCGGCCAGTTCTTGGATTTTATTTTTGATCATTGGTTGTTGTGGTATCTAAACTTGGTGCATTAATTTTTTCCCTAAAAATAAACAGTGTGGGGAAATTTGGTCTAAGCTCATTGATGAGGCGCTGCGCTTCCAGCCGTGTTCTAAAATCGCCAACCCGAACATAATAGTTGGGTTCTTTATAAACGAGGTAAGTATTTAATTTAGGATAAAGCCCCTTAAACCTGGCCTGTTCGTTAAAAACTTCGCGCCGGTCGGAGCCATAAAAGATCTGCACCCGGTAACCATAGGCCGAAACAATCGGTTTACCAGGTTTTACCTCGCCAGAAGTTTTATAAACTTGTAACCGTTTGGCAATTAAACTATCAATTAAAGGGTCTTTTATAACGATTACCTCTCCTTTTTGCGCGAAAGCAGTGATAAAAAGGAACAAACAGCATATAAAAGTTAATATTGTTTTCATGTATAAAAACCCCGGCATTTAGTGAACAGATGAATAACCTATCATCTCATTTCTTCTTAACAACAAGAATGCCGAAATCGTTGCAAAAATCGGCATTCTTTATGGGTTAAGCAAATAGTTCTTATTTGGGTTGAAATCTTACTGTTCGTAAGGATTAGAAACCTTTATACCAGGTACCTTATCAAAGTCTTTAGTATTTCTTGTTATAAGGGTAAGTTTATTTACGATCGCTGTTGCTGCAATTATCGCATCCGGCAATTTGAGATTGTAATGTTTTCGTATTTCTGCAGTTTGATCTTTTATATCTTGATCAAGTTCATACACATAAGAATCTTTAATAAAGTTTCTAAGTGTTAATAAATCATTATCGCTAGCTGATTTCCAACAAAGAAGCTCAATTTCTGTGACTGCTGAAATGGCGGGTTGAGAAGTTGATATAATATTATCAATAAATTTTTCAGCGCTTGGCGTAAATTGCCTCTGAAGGAAATAAATAACTGTATTCGTATCCCAAAGATAATTTACTCCCACTCGTTACGGATACTATTTAATTGATCATCTACATCCGAAATTGGCTGTTTTTGCATCGCTCCCTTATATTTCGAGATTAAATCTGTATTTGATATGTTTGGAGTATCAGATTCTTTTCTGAGACGAATAACTTTGAGCAGCTCCAAATCTTTCAAAAGATTCAATGCTTTATCGTTTAAAATATCTAATGTTATAGTTCTCATATTCAAAAATACTAAAAATATATCTTGATGTCAAGACGCAAAGACGTCAATGCAAAAAGCCGGATTCCTCTCGAAATCCGGCTATAAATTATTTTATTCAAGAATATCTATTAATTAGCTTTTTTAGGTTCCAATGTAAATTCGTAAACTTTTGGATCATATTTCATCATTGCTCCTGTAGCAGCATCAACAATAAATCCTGGAATAAACAAGAAATTTACTACAGATACGGCATTAAATGTGGTTTGGGGCTGAAATGTTTTGGTTTCATAACCATCAAGTTTTAAACTGATGGTTTGTCCGGTAAACCCTTTCTTTAGCGTTACGGCCATTGGTGTAACACCTGTTTTAACACCATCTACTTCGATAGCAGCGGCAGGTGGGTTTGAGTTAATTTGAACGGTTTGGGTGGTTCCCGTAAAAATAGTGGCGCAGCTCGATAGCAGCAGTGTCGCTGAAACAGCGGCAATGTTAAAAATTCTTTTCATTTGTGTGTATGTGTTGTGTGTGTTCTTACTCTTATGGCTTTTCAGTTACGCCCCGTTTTTTATGGTTTCCGGACTCCATTTTTAAGTTTATTGATCATTAAGAAATTGCCTACCAATTTCAACTGACCGTCATTAAATATAGGTGTTTCTTTAAGAATTAAAAATTTAGTTATAAAAAAAGCCCCAACAAATGTTGAGGCTTGGTAAAGCATTATATATCTTGATTATAAATTAGCGCCGTGGCAATTTTTGAATTTTTTACCACTACCGCATGGGCAAGGTTCGTTTCTGCCAACGGTTGCTTCCTTACGGATTGGCTGCTGTGGAACGGGCTCACGTGTATCGCCAAATTCAATACCTGGTTCTTCTCTACCAAATTCTTGTTTAGTAGTTTGCAACTTCGGTTGTTTTACCGGGGCTGGTGCTTCTCTAACCTGATCTGGCTCCTGCTGAACCGGGATACCACCTTTATACAAGAAACTTACTACTTCTTTATTAACTGCATTAAGCATATTTTTAAACAAGTTGAAGGCTTCCATTTTATAAATTACCAATGGATCTTTTTGTTCGTAAACTGCATTTTGTACCGATTGTTTCAAATCGTCCATTTCGCGTAAATGCTCTTTCCAGCTATCATCAATTAAGGCTAAAACAATAGTTTTTTCGAATGAACGAACTACTTCTTTCCCTTTGTTATCGATTGCCTTCTTTAAATCAACCGCTACCTGAATACCACGGATACCATCGGTAAACGGAACCACGATCTGTTCGATGTGCTCTCCACGTTCTTGGTAAACCTGCGTTAAAACTGGTAATGATTGCTGGATAATCGCTTCAGATTTACGTGCATAAAATGCTTCTGCTTCTTCAAATAACCTTTCAGTTAGCTGAGGGATATTGGTTGAAGTAAAGTCTTTTTCGGTAATGGCCGTATCCAAAGAGAAGTTTTTGATTACTTCCAGTTTGAAACCATCGTAATTTCCTTCTTGTTTATATTCGCTTACGATATCTTCAGCAACATCGAAGACCATATTGTTCATATCTACATCTAAACGCTCGCCAAATAAAGCATTTTTACGTTTAGCATAAATTACAGTACGTTGCGAGTTCATTACATCATCGTACTCTAACAAACGTTTACGGATACCAAAGTTGTTCTCTTCTACTTTCTTCTGTGCACGTTCGATAGATTTGGTAATCATCGAGTGTTGAATCACTTCACCATCTTCGATACCCATACGCACCATGATGCCAGAAATACGCTCAGAACCAAATAAACGCATTAAGTTATCTTCTAACGAAACGAAGAATTGAGATGAACCCGGGTCACCCTGACGACCAGCACGACCACGTAACTGTCTATCTACGCGACGCGACTCGTGACGCTCGGTACCCACGATGGCTAAACCGCCGGCTTCTTTAACACCTGCACCCAATTTAATATCGGTACCACGACCAGCCATGTTGGTTGCAATAGTTACAGTTCCGGCCTGACCAGCCTCGGCAACAATATCGGCCTCTTTCTGGTGCATTTTCGCATTTAATACATTGTGTTTAATTCCGCGGAGTTTAAGCATACGGCTTAACAACTCAGAAATC
Encoded proteins:
- a CDS encoding SPOR domain-containing protein, which codes for MKTILTFICCLFLFITAFAQKGEVIVIKDPLIDSLIAKRLQVYKTSGEVKPGKPIVSAYGYRVQIFYGSDRREVFNEQARFKGLYPKLNTYLVYKEPNYYVRVGDFRTRLEAQRLINELRPNFPTLFIFREKINAPSLDTTTTNDQK
- a CDS encoding PEGA domain-containing protein, which codes for MKRIFNIAAVSATLLLSSCATIFTGTTQTVQINSNPPAAAIEVDGVKTGVTPMAVTLKKGFTGQTISLKLDGYETKTFQPQTTFNAVSVVNFLFIPGFIVDAATGAMMKYDPKVYEFTLEPKKAN
- a CDS encoding M20 family metallopeptidase, yielding MIKNKIQELAANIFNDVVGYRQHIHAHPELSFKEFETSLFIKDKLKKWGIEYTDCANTGVVGLIKGNQPSDKVIALRADMDALPIHETNDKPYRSKNHGVMHACGHDVHTSSLLGTAHILNQMKDEFGGTIKLIFQPAEELLPGGASIMIKEGVLENPKPDYIVGQHVMPMIDAGKVGFRSGIYMASTDELYVTVTGKGGHGAQPHQNIDPVLIASHIIVALQQIVSRNADPRLPSVLSFGKVIANGATNIIPNEVKIEGTFRTLDENWRDEAHKRMKKMAEGMAESMGGSCDFDIHRGYPFLINEEKLTANARAFAEEFLGKDNVVDLDIWMAAEDFSFYSQVTDACFYRLGTGNAAKDTQYSVHTPRFDIDEDALKISTGLMAYIALKQLGN
- a CDS encoding type II toxin-antitoxin system VapC family toxin; translated protein: MGVNYLWDTNTVIYFLQRQFTPSAEKFIDNIISTSQPAISAVTEIELLCWKSASDNDLLTLRNFIKDSYVYELDQDIKDQTAEIRKHYNLKLPDAIIAATAIVNKLTLITRNTKDFDKVPGIKVSNPYEQ